A genomic stretch from Marinimicrobium sp. C6131 includes:
- a CDS encoding M18 family aminopeptidase: MVDQSSQAFNRGLLEFLQASPTPFHAAENIAAQLTQAGFQPLVEGERWSLKPGGKYWVMRNGSSVIGFIYGREPMETDGIRMVGAHTDSPCLKVKPQPDLSRQGYAQLGVEVYGGALLAPWFDRDLSMAGRVSYRDGEGRIRSGLVDFKLPVAVVPSLAIHLDREANRQRSINPQKELPPLLLSEIDGVDQPSFRERLKAQLLAEQPSLTVDEVLDFEISLYDTQPPALIGLAQDFLASARLDNLLSCYVGLQSLLKADDRHSTLLVCNDHEEVGSASACGAKGPMLQQFLERLVPETETRMRVLDASLMISADNAHGVHPNFADRHDDNHGPRLNRGPVIKVNANQRYATTSESSALFRDLAERADVPVQTFVSRTDMECGSTIGPITSAEVGVKTLDVGVPTFAMHSIRELAGRDDAAYLHQILNEFYRYPHPPGQS, encoded by the coding sequence ATGGTTGATCAATCCTCCCAAGCATTCAATCGGGGCCTGCTGGAATTTCTGCAGGCTTCGCCCACGCCGTTTCACGCGGCGGAGAATATTGCGGCCCAGTTGACCCAGGCCGGCTTCCAGCCCCTGGTCGAGGGTGAGCGCTGGAGTCTCAAACCCGGTGGCAAGTACTGGGTCATGCGCAATGGCTCCTCCGTGATTGGTTTCATCTACGGGCGCGAGCCCATGGAGACCGACGGTATCCGGATGGTCGGTGCCCACACCGACAGCCCCTGCCTGAAAGTGAAACCGCAGCCGGACCTGTCCCGCCAGGGGTATGCTCAGCTTGGCGTGGAAGTGTACGGTGGTGCGCTGTTGGCCCCTTGGTTTGACCGGGACCTGTCCATGGCGGGGCGCGTCAGCTATCGCGATGGTGAGGGCCGAATCCGCAGCGGTCTGGTGGATTTCAAATTGCCGGTCGCGGTGGTGCCCAGCCTGGCCATTCATCTGGACCGGGAAGCCAACCGCCAGCGCAGCATCAACCCGCAGAAAGAATTGCCGCCGCTCCTGCTCAGTGAAATAGATGGCGTGGATCAGCCGTCATTTCGCGAGCGGCTCAAGGCCCAGTTATTGGCTGAACAACCGTCGCTGACGGTGGATGAGGTGCTGGACTTTGAAATCAGTCTGTACGACACCCAGCCACCGGCATTGATCGGCCTGGCCCAGGATTTTCTCGCCAGTGCCCGGCTGGATAACCTGTTGAGCTGCTATGTGGGTCTGCAGAGCCTGCTGAAGGCCGATGACCGGCACAGCACGCTGTTGGTGTGCAACGATCACGAAGAAGTGGGCAGTGCGTCCGCCTGTGGTGCCAAGGGGCCCATGTTGCAACAGTTTCTGGAGCGTCTGGTGCCCGAGACGGAAACCCGTATGCGGGTGCTGGATGCCTCCCTGATGATTTCCGCGGACAACGCTCATGGCGTGCACCCGAACTTTGCCGATCGCCATGACGACAATCACGGCCCGCGCCTGAACCGGGGGCCGGTGATCAAGGTCAACGCCAACCAGCGATATGCCACCACCAGTGAGAGCAGCGCCCTGTTTCGTGACCTTGCCGAGCGGGCGGACGTGCCGGTGCAGACCTTTGTCTCCCGGACCGACATGGAGTGCGGCAGCACCATTGGGCCGATCACCTCTGCTGAAGTGGGCGTCAAAACCCTGGACGTGGGTGTGCCCACCTTTGCCATGCACTCCATTCGCGAGCTGGCGGGGCGGGACGATGCGGCCTATCTTCATCAGATCCTCAATGAATTCTATCGCTACCCGCATCCGCCGGGGCAATCATGA
- the tsaB gene encoding tRNA (adenosine(37)-N6)-threonylcarbamoyltransferase complex dimerization subunit type 1 TsaB codes for MTRLLALDTSTDACSVALQDGERIISRFELAAKSHTQRLLPMVDEVLSEAGLALADLDALVFGRGPGSFTGLRICLGVVQGLAFSRNLPVVGVSTLEAMTVGYYRRHPDLASASTPLLVALDARMQEVYWTLVKPQSGGGGVETLTDEAVSPPERVVELAAGHTGEAGFYGVGPGWHYPALEKLAPSAVDMDVQPDARDMLPLGAFALAQGQAVSAEQARPVYLRDEISWKKRERIRS; via the coding sequence ATGACCCGACTTCTTGCCCTCGATACCTCAACCGATGCTTGCTCCGTCGCGCTGCAGGACGGAGAGCGGATCATTTCCCGATTTGAGCTGGCCGCCAAGAGCCACACCCAGCGTCTGCTTCCGATGGTGGACGAGGTGCTCTCGGAGGCCGGGTTGGCGTTGGCCGACCTGGATGCGCTGGTGTTCGGTCGCGGTCCCGGGTCATTTACCGGCCTCCGAATCTGTTTGGGGGTGGTTCAAGGGTTGGCGTTTTCGCGGAATTTGCCCGTCGTGGGCGTGTCCACGCTCGAGGCCATGACGGTCGGTTATTATCGGCGGCATCCCGACCTGGCCAGCGCCTCCACGCCGTTGCTGGTTGCGCTGGATGCGAGAATGCAGGAAGTGTATTGGACTCTGGTCAAACCCCAATCCGGTGGCGGCGGTGTTGAAACCTTGACCGATGAAGCCGTTTCTCCCCCGGAGCGGGTCGTCGAGCTTGCCGCCGGGCACACCGGGGAGGCGGGTTTTTATGGCGTGGGGCCGGGTTGGCACTACCCGGCATTGGAAAAGCTGGCGCCATCGGCGGTGGATATGGACGTACAGCCGGACGCCCGCGATATGCTGCCGTTGGGTGCCTTTGCGCTCGCGCAGGGGCAGGCGGTGTCCGCCGAGCAGGCCCGGCCCGTTTACCTGCGCGATGAAATCAGTTGGAAGAAACGCGAGCGGATTCGTTCCTGA
- a CDS encoding undecaprenyl-diphosphate phosphatase — MDLLQIVFLALIQGITEFLPISSSGHLLLPSELLGWPDQGLAFDVAVHVGTLSAVVLYFRHSLGAMARDWLGQVFARRDSTEDSQLAWYLILATVPAALAGLVFDGAIETHLRSVWVVAITTIVFGLALGWADWHGGRAKTVLDITWRTALIIGLAQALALIPGTSRSGITITAALFLGLTRTDAARFSFLLSVPVIALSGGYKALQLWLQSEPAPWGELLAGAAIAGVSAFVCIHYFMHYIRQIGMMPFVVYRLLLGAALIWVAL, encoded by the coding sequence ATGGACCTGTTGCAGATTGTTTTTCTGGCCCTGATCCAGGGCATTACCGAGTTTCTGCCCATATCCAGTTCGGGGCATCTGCTGCTGCCATCGGAGTTGCTGGGTTGGCCGGATCAGGGGCTGGCCTTTGATGTCGCGGTACACGTCGGCACGCTCAGTGCCGTCGTACTGTATTTTCGCCACAGTCTGGGCGCCATGGCGCGCGACTGGTTGGGGCAGGTGTTTGCCCGTCGCGACAGCACCGAAGACAGCCAGCTCGCCTGGTATCTGATTCTGGCAACGGTGCCGGCGGCGCTTGCCGGACTGGTGTTTGATGGCGCGATCGAAACCCATCTGCGCTCGGTGTGGGTGGTGGCGATTACCACGATTGTATTTGGCCTGGCGCTGGGCTGGGCGGACTGGCATGGCGGGCGCGCGAAAACCGTATTGGACATTACCTGGAGAACCGCTTTGATCATCGGCCTTGCCCAGGCGCTGGCCCTGATTCCGGGAACCTCCCGCTCCGGCATCACCATAACCGCAGCGCTATTTCTGGGACTCACGCGAACGGATGCGGCCCGCTTCTCGTTTCTGTTATCGGTGCCGGTGATTGCGCTCAGCGGTGGCTATAAGGCCTTACAGTTGTGGTTGCAGAGCGAGCCGGCACCTTGGGGTGAACTCTTGGCAGGCGCGGCTATCGCCGGGGTCAGTGCGTTTGTGTGCATCCACTATTTCATGCACTATATTCGGCAAATTGGCATGATGCCGTTCGTTGTGTATCGGTTGCTCTTGGGGGCCGCGCTCATCTGGGTGGCGCTTTGA